The genomic region GGCGAGGAGCTTCGGCCGCGCCGGCGGAGACGCGCCGGCCTCGGCCGAGGTGGATGAACTCCGAGCCGGCGGGTGCGGGCGCGTGGCCAGCGTGTCGCGCGGCTGGGTCGGCGGCGCAGGCGACGACCCCGCGGAGGTCCCGGGCGTCGTGGCGGGCCGGATCGCACCGGGTCGCGAGATGGAGGAAGACCTGCCTCCGGGACGCGCTGCTGGTCTGAAGCTCGACCCGTCAGGGGGAAGAGGCGGCATCCGCCGAACGTAGCGGAGCGCGCGCTCGGAGAGAATCGGCGTCGGCGCGGCAACGGGCGCGCCCTCGCCGCCCACCCCGTCGGGCCCGGGATCTGAATCGCCGGTCATGCCCCCACGGTGCGCACCGCGGCCGGCGGGCGACAACCGTTCCTACGCCGCGACGGGCCTTATGCGGCAGACGCCGGGCTGGCTCCGCGATTGCGCCCTCTACTCCACCACCGCGAACGCCCGCACCGGGAAGCTCGCCACCCGCTCCCACGCGGGCGGCGCGGCCGAGAAACGGAACGCCTTCCCCGCCAACTGCTCGAGGTTGGTCATGTGCTCGCAGATCGGGATCCCCGCCGCCAGCAGCAGGGTGTGCGCCGGCCGCTCCGGATCGTCGATGTCGTCGATGTTCATGCAGTCGATGCCCACGACCGCCGGCTCGGCCTCGACCAGCGCCGCCGCCGCCTCCTTCCCCACGAACGGCCCGGGCTCGGTGTAGCGCGGCGTATTCCACCGCTCCGACCAGCCGGTGAGGATCAGCACCGCGTGCCCCGTGAGCTGGTGCCGCGGGAAGATGGCCACCGGCAGCTTGCGGCCCGGCCGGCGCCGCGCGTCCACCACCA from Gemmatimonadales bacterium harbors:
- a CDS encoding cyclase family protein, which translates into the protein MIVDLSHPITRDGFVYPGFPSPEIVQFRSHSRKGKPYGPRTSFAMTRVSAVMNIGTYLDSPYHRHEKGADFTGVPLERLVNLPGVVVDARRRPGRKLPVAIFPRHQLTGHAVLILTGWSERWNTPRYTEPGPFVGKEAAAALVEAEPAVVGIDCMNIDDIDDPERPAHTLLLAAGIPICEHMTNLEQLAGKAFRFSAAPPAWERVASFPVRAFAVVE